Within Streptomyces antibioticus, the genomic segment CGGGGTCGCGGCGGGCTCGATGACGGTGACCTCGGCGCCGTACTCGCGGGCCGCGGCCGCGACCTCCAGGCCGATCCAGCCGGCGCCGGCGATCACCAGATGGCCGTTGTCCCGGCCCAGGGCGGCCAGGACGCCCTTGAGGCGCTCGGCGTGCGCGAGCCGGCGCAGATGGTGGACGCCCGCGAGGTCGGTGCCGGGGATGTCGAGGCGGCGCGGCTCGGCGCCGGTGGCCAGGAGCAGCTTGTCGTAGTGGACGAGGGTGCCGTCGTCGCCGAAGCGGACGGTCCGCGCCGTGCGGTCGATCGCGTCGACGCTCTGGCCCAGGTGCAGTTCGATGTCGTTGCGCGCGTACCAGGCGGGCTCGTGCACGAAGACGCTGTCGCGGGACTCCTTGCCGAGCAGGAAGCCCTTGGAGAGCGCGGGGCGCTCGTAGGGCTGGTCGCGTTCGTCGCAGATCAGTATCACGCGGCCGGTGAAGCCCTCCGCCCGCAGCGTCTCGGCCGCCTTCGCGCCGGCCAAACCTCCTCCGACGATGACGAACGTCTGATCCGCGTCGACCACGTGATGCCTCCAAACGGGAGTCCGGGGGGTGTCCCCCGGATGACACTGTGCGAACCGCCAGATGCGAGCGTCCCGCACGGAGCGTGATGGGGGAAGGGGGACGGGTCCGATCAGGCCACGGAAGGTTGTGGTTCGGGCCCGTTTGGGCGCACTCGATCTGGTTCGTTCACAAATAACCCGTCATCACAAATGGCCCGTCAGACGCGTGTGCAGCGAACGCGCGGACGCGTCGGTGAGCGAGGAGATCTGGTCGACGATCACCCGCTTGCGCGCCCGGTCGTCGGGCGCCGCGTCGAACAGCGCCCGGAACTGCGGGTCCAGACCGTCGGGCGCGCGGGCGGTGAGCGCCTCGGCCAGCTCGGAGATGACCACCCGCTGGTCGGCGCGGAGCAGCTCCTGCTCCGCGCGCTGCATCACGTACCGGTCGGCGACCGCCTTGAGCACCGCGCACTCCAGGCGCGTCCCGTGCGGGACGACCAGCTCGGCGTCGTAGCGGGTGAGGGGGCCGCTGCCGAACCGCGCGCGGGTGGCGCCCTCCGCGGCCAGACAGAAGCGGCCGATGAGCTGACTCGTCGCGTCCTTCAGCCGGGCCTGGGCGCCCGCCGTGCCGTCGTAGCCGTGCGGCCACCAGGGCTCGTCCTGGAGGCGGTCCAGGGCGGCGGCCAGTTCGGCCGGGTCGGTGTCCGCCGGCACGTACCGGCCGATCGCGACCCGGAAGACGTCCTGCCGCTCCGGCTCGGCGTGCAGCACGATCGGGTCGATGTGACCGGCGTGCAGGCCGTCCTCCACGTCGTGCACCGAGTACGCCACGTCGTCCGCCCAGTCCATGACCTGCGCCTCGAAACAGGTACGGGTGCCCGGGGCGCCCTCGCGGACCCAGTCGAAGACCGGCCGGTCGTCGTCGTAGACACCGAACTTGGGGGACGCCGGGTCCCTGGGGTGGGCGCCGCGCGGCCACGGGTACTTGGTGGCGGCGTCCAGGGTGGCGCGGGTGAGGTTGAGGCCGACGGAGCCCTCGTCGGTGAAGCGCTTGGGCTCGATCCGGGTGAGCAGCCGCAGCGACTGGGCGTTGCCCTCGAAGCCGCCGCAGTCGCGCGCGAAGTCGTTCAGCGCCTGTTCGCCGTTGTGGCCGAAGGGCGGATGGCCGAGGTCGTGCGAGAGGCAGGCGGCCTCCACCAGGTCCGGGTCGCAGCCGAGGGCCGCGCCCAGCTCACGGCCGACCTGCGCGCACTCCAGGGAGTGGGTGAGCCGGGTGCGCGGGGTGGCGTCCCACACCTGGCTGCGCTCCCCCGGGGTGACCACCTGGGTCTTGCCCGCGAGCCGTCTGAGCGCCGAGGAATGCAGGACACGCGCGCGGTCCCGTTGGAAGGCGGTCCGGCCCGGGCGCTTGTCGGGCTCCGGCGCCCAGCGTTCTGTCGACTGCGGGTCGTAGGGCATGACTCGACACTAAGCGGCACCGCTGACAATCGGTGCACTCCCGGCGCTCCCGGCCCTGACGCCCCGCCGGGTGCCGGGTCACGCGGCGTTGCTGTGGACCTGGAGGGCCTCGTCGTAGCGGTGCAGGAGCAGGTGGGCCATCGCCGGGTGGGTGCCCAGGGGGGCCGAGACGATGCCGGGGGCCGCCTGCGCGCACTCCGTCGCGAACCGGCCGGGAGCCGTGAAGCAGGAGGCCACCGCCACCCGGTCGCGGCCGCGCGCGGCCAGGGCGCGCAGCGCCTCGGGAACCGTGGGGGCCGCCGTGGAGGCGAACGCGGGGACCACGGGCACGCCCAGCCGCTCCGCCAGGAGCGCGGCCGTGCGGCGCGCGTCGACCGCCGAGTCCGGGTCGCGGGAGCCCGCCGCCGCGAGGACCACCGCGCTCGCGCGGCGCTCCGCGGCGGTCGCGGGGGCGCGCCAGCCCGCCTCCGTCAGACGCGCGTGCAGGGCGTCGGCCAGGAGCGGGTGCGGGCCCAGCGGGGCCGCCACACGCGTGCGTACCCGCGCCCGCGCGGCCGTCTCGGGGATGTCCCGTCTGACGTGGTAGCCGCGGGCCAGCAGCAGCGGCACCAGGACGGCGTCCGGGGTGCGGCGGGCGTCGAGGGCGGCCAGGGTGTCCGTCAGCAGCGGTTCGTTCAGCTCGATGTGGCCGAGGTGCACCGGCAGGCCGGGGCGCTGTGCGCGGACCCGGTCGAGCAGGGCGCGGACGGTCTCCAGGGCGCGCGGGTCGCGGCTGCCGTGGGCGACGACGACCAGCGCGGGCGGGCCGGGGCGGCGCCGTCCGTCGGGCCGGACGAGGCCGAGCTGGGTGGTGAGCTGGGTGCTGATCCGGTTCATGAGGTGCGCCGTACTGTCGAGGTGGGGTGCGGGCTCGTGGTGCCGTGGCTCGTGGTGCCGTGGCACGTGGTGCCTCGGCTCGTGGTGCTCGGGCTCGTCGTTCGGGGAGGGCGACGCCGTCATGGAACGATCGTGACGGCGCGAGGTTGCGCCGCCGTTGCCTGACCGTCACGGCTGTTTTCCCCGGGTTCACGGCGCCCGCGCGGCCGCTGTGAGGTACGCCCCGCGGCCGGGAGCGAACCGGATCGGCGCGCGGCACGTCTTGTCGGGCCGGAGGGGTTGTCGACCCGGGGAGCACACCGTATGAACATCCGTCGACCGCGGCTGCCACGCACGCGTGCCGGACGGCGGCGGCTGGTACAGGCCGCGATGGGCGTCTGCGTGCTCGCGCTGCTTCCGGCCACCTGGCTGTTCGTGTCCACGGCGGACCGCCTCGGCACCACCGCCGACGCGCCGCGCACCGAGGTCGCCGTGGTCTTCGGCGCGGGCCTGTGGGACGGCGAACCGTCGCCGTACCTCGCGCACCGGCTGGACGCGGCGGCGAAGCTGTACGACGAGGGGCGGGTGAAGGTCGTGCTCGTCACCGGCGACAACAGCCGCAAGGACTACGACGAGCCCGACGCGATGCGCGCCTACCTCACGCGGCACGGCGTGCCGGACGCGCGGATCGTCAGCGACTACGCGGGCTTCGACACCTGGGACTCCTGTGTGCGCGCCAAGAAGATCTTCGGTGTCGACGAGGCGGTCCTGATCAGCCAGGGCTTCCACATCCGGCGGGCGGTGGCGCTGTGCGAGGCGGCGGGCGTGCGCTCGTACGGCGTCGGGGTCGACGCCAAACACGACGCGACCTGGTACTACGGCGGCGCCCGGGAGATCCTCGCGGCGGGCAAGGCGGCGCTGGACGCGGTGTTCGAGCCCGACCCGACGTTCCTGGGGCCCCGGGAGCCGGGGGTGCGGCGGGCGCTCGCGGCGTCGACCGCCGGGTAGTCCTCGGGAGCGGGTGCGCCTCACGCGGGCCTCACGTTGGCCTCACGTGCGCCGAGGGTCCGGAGGGAGGGCACCACCACATCGCCGTAACAGGAGACCGCACGGCACGTAACACGGCCGACGCACGCTGAACGGCATGCGGACCACCTCGACGCCCACCCACTGCCCGTACTGCGCCCTGCAGTGCGGGATGGCCCTGTCGCCCCTGCCCACGGGGGGCGTCGAGGTGGTCGAGCGCGCGGACTTCCCGGTGAACCGGGGCGCGCTGTGCGGCAAGGGCCGGACCGCGCCCGCGGTGCTCTCCTCCCGGGTGCGGCTGACCTCGCCGTTGGTGCGGTCGGGCGGCGCGCTGGTGCCGTCCGGCTGGGACGAGGCGCTCGATCTGATCGCCGGACGCCTGGCCGGGATCCGGGACGTACACGGGCCGGACGCGCTCGGCGTGTTCGGCGGCGGCGGGCTCACCAACGAGAAGGCGTACGCGCTGGGCAAGTTCGCCCGGGTCGTGCTCGGCACCTCGCAGATCGACTACAACGGCCGCTTCTGCATGTCCTCCGCGGCGGCGGGCGGCATCAAGGCGTTCGGGCTCGACCGGGGGCTGCCGTTCCCGCTGGAGGACATCCCGAGGACGGGCTGTGTGATCCTCGTCGGCTCCAACCTCGCCGAGACCATGCCGCCGTCGCTGCGCTTCTTCAGCGAACTGCGGGAGAACGGCGGCACGTTGATCGTCGTCGACCCGCGCCGGACGAAGACCGCCGAGCAGGCGGACCTGCATCTGGCGCCCCGGCCCGGCACCGATCTGGCGCTGGCGCTCGGGCTGTTGCACCTGGTCGTCGCCGAAGGGCGGGTCGACGAGGAGTTCGTGCGGGAGCGCACCACGGGCTGGGAGGAGGCGCGGGCGGCGGCGATGGCGCACTGGCCGGAGCAGGTGGAACGGATCACGGGGGTGTCCGTTCCACAACTCCGGCAGGCCGTCCGGATGTTCTGCGAGCCCGAGGCGGCGATGGTGCTCACCGCGCGCGGGCCCGAGCAGCAGTCCAAGGGGACGGACACGGTCGGCGCGTGGATCGACCTGTGTCTGGCCACCGGCCGGGCGGGCCGCCCGCTGAGCGGCTACGGCTGTCTCACCGGGCAGGGCAACGGGCAGGGCGGCCGTGAACACGGCCAGAAGGCCGACCAGTTGCCCGGCTACCGCAAGCTGGACGATCCGGCGGCGCGGCGGCATGTGGCGGAGGTCTGGGGCGTGGACCCGGACAGCCTGCCCGGACCGGGGCGCAGCGCCTACGAGTTGCTGGACGCGCTGGGCGGGGACGTCCGCTCGCTGCTGCTGATGGGGTCCAACCCGGTGGTGTCCGCGCCGCGCGCCGCGCATGTGGAGGAGCGGCTGCGGTCGCTCGACTTCCTCGCCGTCTGTGACGTCGTCCTGTCGGAGACGGCGGCCCTCGCGGACGTCGTCCTGCCGGTGACCCAGTGGGCGGAGGAGAGCGGCACCACGACCAGCCTGGAGGGGCGGGTCCTGCTACGGCGGCAGGCGCTCACCCCGCCGGACGGCATCCGCAGCGACCTGGAGGTACTGCACGAACTCGCGGCCCGGCTGGGCGTGGAGAAGGGCTTCCCGACCGACCCCGAGGAGGTCTTCGAGGAACTGCGCCGCGCCAGCGCGGGCGGCATCGCGGACTACTCCGGCATCACGTACGCCCGGCTGGCGGCGGAGAACGGGGTGTTCTGGCCGTGCCCGGCACCGGGTGGCGGCGAAGCGGGTGTCGAGGACGCCTGGGACGACCCCGCGCGCGACACCGACCCGGCGCCGTTGGACGGCGGCGACGGCCCCGCACAGGGCACCGGCCCGGTGCCGTCCCACCCCGGAACCCCCCGTCTCTTCCTCGACCGGTTCGCCACACCCGACGGCCGGGCCAGGTTCGCGGCGGTGACGCACCGGCCCGCGGCGGAGGAACCCGACGCCGACTACCCCGTGCTGCTCACCACCGGGCGGGTCGTCGCGCAGTACCAGTCCGGCGCCCAGACCCGCCGGGTGGACGAGCTGAACGCCGCCGCGCCCGGTCCCTTCGTCGAACTCCACCCCCGCCTCGCGGCGCGTCTCGGCGCGGCCGAGGGCGACCCGCTGGCGGTGGTGTCCCGCCGCGGCCGGGCCGTCGCCCCGGCCCGCATCACCACCGGCATCCGCCCGGACACGGTCTTCATGCCCTTCCACTGGCCGGGCGAGGGCCGCGCCAACACCCTGACCAACCCGGCCCTCGACCCGACCTCCCGCATGCCGGAGTTCAAGGTGTGCGCGGTGCGGGTGGAGCGGGTGGAGCGGGTGGAGAGGCCGGAAGGGGTCGGCGCGGCCGGGCCGAAGGCGGTTGCGGGAGGCGTCAGTTGACGTTGACCGCGCTCCAGGCCGCCGCGACCGTGTCGTACTCCGTGCTGTCGGCGCCGTAGAGGTCGCGGGCCGCGTTGAGGGTGGCGGTGCGGGCGCCGGCGTACTTGGTGGAGGACGTCATGTAGACCGTCAGGGCGCGGTACCAGATGGCGCCGAGCTTGTCCCGGCCGATGCCGGTGACCGTGGAGCCGTTGGAGGTCGGGGAGTCGTAGGTGACGCCGTTGATGGTCTTGGTGCCGCTGCCCTCCGCGAGGAGGTAGGCGAAGTGGTTGGCGACGCCGGAGGAGTAGTGGACGTCGAGGTTGCCGACCGAACTGCTCCAGTAGTCGGCGGAGCTGCCGTCCTTGCTCGGCTTGTCCATGTAGCGCAGCGCGTCCCGGCCGAAGCCCGAGCGGACGATCTTCTCGCCGATGAGGTAGTCACCGGCGTCGGAGGAGTTGCCGGCGTAGAACTCCACGAGGCTGCCGAAGATGTCGGAGGTGGCCTCGTTCAGGCCGCCGGACTCGCCCGAGTAGGTCAGCCTGGCGGTCTTCGAGGTGACGCCGTGGGACATCTCGTGGCCGGCCACGTCGAGGGAGACCAGCGGTCCGAAGACCGAGCCGTCGCCGTCGCCGTAGGTCATGCAGAAGCAACTGTCGTCCCAGAAGGCGTTGTTGTAGTTGCTGCCGTAGTGGACGCGGTTGTAGGAGCCCTTGCCGTCGTTGCCGATGCCGTTGCGGCCGTGGACGTTCTTGTAGTAGTCCCAGGTCTTGTCGGTGCCGTACTGGGCGTCGACGGCGGCCGTGGAGCGGTCCGCACCGGTGCCCGTGCCCCAGTGGTTGTCGGCGTCGGTGAAGAGCGTCGCCGGGGCGCGGCTGATGCAGATGCCGAAGATGCACAGGTCGGTCTTGTTGGCCGCGTCGCCGGTGTAGGTGTTGCCGCGGGTCGGGTCCTTGAGCTGGTAGGTGGAGCCGGAGAGGGTGGTCTCCAGCGGGACCGTGCCGCCGTAGAGCGACGAACCGTCGCCGCTCGCCGTCTCGATGGCGTCCCAGGCGT encodes:
- a CDS encoding deoxyguanosinetriphosphate triphosphohydrolase; the protein is MPYDPQSTERWAPEPDKRPGRTAFQRDRARVLHSSALRRLAGKTQVVTPGERSQVWDATPRTRLTHSLECAQVGRELGAALGCDPDLVEAACLSHDLGHPPFGHNGEQALNDFARDCGGFEGNAQSLRLLTRIEPKRFTDEGSVGLNLTRATLDAATKYPWPRGAHPRDPASPKFGVYDDDRPVFDWVREGAPGTRTCFEAQVMDWADDVAYSVHDVEDGLHAGHIDPIVLHAEPERQDVFRVAIGRYVPADTDPAELAAALDRLQDEPWWPHGYDGTAGAQARLKDATSQLIGRFCLAAEGATRARFGSGPLTRYDAELVVPHGTRLECAVLKAVADRYVMQRAEQELLRADQRVVISELAEALTARAPDGLDPQFRALFDAAPDDRARKRVIVDQISSLTDASARSLHTRLTGHL
- a CDS encoding sirohydrochlorin chelatase — translated: MTASPSPNDEPEHHEPRHHVPRHHEPRHHEPAPHLDSTAHLMNRISTQLTTQLGLVRPDGRRRPGPPALVVVAHGSRDPRALETVRALLDRVRAQRPGLPVHLGHIELNEPLLTDTLAALDARRTPDAVLVPLLLARGYHVRRDIPETAARARVRTRVAAPLGPHPLLADALHARLTEAGWRAPATAAERRASAVVLAAAGSRDPDSAVDARRTAALLAERLGVPVVPAFASTAAPTVPEALRALAARGRDRVAVASCFTAPGRFATECAQAAPGIVSAPLGTHPAMAHLLLHRYDEALQVHSNAA
- a CDS encoding SanA/YdcF family protein, with the protein product MNIRRPRLPRTRAGRRRLVQAAMGVCVLALLPATWLFVSTADRLGTTADAPRTEVAVVFGAGLWDGEPSPYLAHRLDAAAKLYDEGRVKVVLVTGDNSRKDYDEPDAMRAYLTRHGVPDARIVSDYAGFDTWDSCVRAKKIFGVDEAVLISQGFHIRRAVALCEAAGVRSYGVGVDAKHDATWYYGGAREILAAGKAALDAVFEPDPTFLGPREPGVRRALAASTAG
- a CDS encoding molybdopterin oxidoreductase family protein, whose protein sequence is MRTTSTPTHCPYCALQCGMALSPLPTGGVEVVERADFPVNRGALCGKGRTAPAVLSSRVRLTSPLVRSGGALVPSGWDEALDLIAGRLAGIRDVHGPDALGVFGGGGLTNEKAYALGKFARVVLGTSQIDYNGRFCMSSAAAGGIKAFGLDRGLPFPLEDIPRTGCVILVGSNLAETMPPSLRFFSELRENGGTLIVVDPRRTKTAEQADLHLAPRPGTDLALALGLLHLVVAEGRVDEEFVRERTTGWEEARAAAMAHWPEQVERITGVSVPQLRQAVRMFCEPEAAMVLTARGPEQQSKGTDTVGAWIDLCLATGRAGRPLSGYGCLTGQGNGQGGREHGQKADQLPGYRKLDDPAARRHVAEVWGVDPDSLPGPGRSAYELLDALGGDVRSLLLMGSNPVVSAPRAAHVEERLRSLDFLAVCDVVLSETAALADVVLPVTQWAEESGTTTSLEGRVLLRRQALTPPDGIRSDLEVLHELAARLGVEKGFPTDPEEVFEELRRASAGGIADYSGITYARLAAENGVFWPCPAPGGGEAGVEDAWDDPARDTDPAPLDGGDGPAQGTGPVPSHPGTPRLFLDRFATPDGRARFAAVTHRPAAEEPDADYPVLLTTGRVVAQYQSGAQTRRVDELNAAAPGPFVELHPRLAARLGAAEGDPLAVVSRRGRAVAPARITTGIRPDTVFMPFHWPGEGRANTLTNPALDPTSRMPEFKVCAVRVERVERVERPEGVGAAGPKAVAGGVS
- a CDS encoding M4 family metallopeptidase; the protein is MSRIRQHVRGSRLATAGIAATAATLLAAALSPAAGAADRPTRATALDHAAAALADHATSLGLTGTQDTAVRDVVIDKNGAQHVRYDRTYRQLPVLGGDFVVHLAPDGSYRNADRATRAAISLPGITPKVSAPKAADTAVNALRASHLGETLKQVKAKPELVVDALHGTPKLAWRTNAVALDSLGNPVARTVITDARTGAQIDAWDAIETASGDGSSLYGGTVPLETTLSGSTYQLKDPTRGNTYTGDAANKTDLCIFGICISRAPATLFTDADNHWGTGTGADRSTAAVDAQYGTDKTWDYYKNVHGRNGIGNDGKGSYNRVHYGSNYNNAFWDDSCFCMTYGDGDGSVFGPLVSLDVAGHEMSHGVTSKTARLTYSGESGGLNEATSDIFGSLVEFYAGNSSDAGDYLIGEKIVRSGFGRDALRYMDKPSKDGSSADYWSSSVGNLDVHYSSGVANHFAYLLAEGSGTKTINGVTYDSPTSNGSTVTGIGRDKLGAIWYRALTVYMTSSTKYAGARTATLNAARDLYGADSTEYDTVAAAWSAVNVN